One window of the Carcharodon carcharias isolate sCarCar2 chromosome 38, sCarCar2.pri, whole genome shotgun sequence genome contains the following:
- the mmgt1 gene encoding ER membrane protein complex subunit 5 — protein sequence MASSVWKGLVAVGLFALAHAAFSAAQHRSYMRLTEKENETLPIDIVLQTLLAFLITCYGIVHVAGEFKDMDATSELKNKTFETLRNHPSFYLFNHRGRVLFSPAETETKPIVQSPPSTLKLRKLEPGWR from the exons ATGGCATCGTCGGTCTGGAAGGGCCTGGTGGCTGTCGGACTGTTTGCCCTGGCGCATGCTGCCTTCTCTGCTGCCCAGC ATCGATCGTACATGAGACTGACGGAGAAAGAAAACGAGACACTCCCTATAGAC ATAGTTCTTCAAACACTTTTGGCGTTTTTAATCACCTGTTACGGAATAGTCCACGTCGCGGGGGAGTTCAAAGATATGGATGCGACTTCAGAGCTTAAAAATAA aaccttCGAGACTCTCAGGAACCATCCGTCCTTCTACCTGTTTAACCACCGTGGGAGGGTACTGTTCAGTCCGGCCGAGACGGAGACCAAGCCCATCGTCCAGAGCCCGCCCTCCACGTTGAAACTCCGGAAGCTGGAACCCGGGTGGCGCTAA